Proteins encoded together in one Mus pahari chromosome 9, PAHARI_EIJ_v1.1, whole genome shotgun sequence window:
- the Serinc1 gene encoding serine incorporator 1: MGSVLGLCSVASWIPCLCGSAPCLLCRCCPSGNNSTVTRLIYALFLLVGVCVACVMLIPGMEEQLNKIPGFCENEKGVVPCNILVGYKAVYRLCFGLAMFYLLLSLLMIKVKSSSDPRAAVHNGFWFFKFATAVAIIIGAFFIPEGTFTTVWFYVGMAGAFCFILIQLVLLIDFAHSWNESWVEKMEEGNSRCWYAALLSATALNYLLSLVAVVLFFVYYTHPASCAENKAFISVNMLLCIGASVMSILPKIQESQPRSGLLQSSVITVYTMYLTWSAMTNEPETNCNPSLLSIIGFNTTRPIPKDGQSVQWWHPQGIIGLVLFLLCVFYSSIRTSNNSQVNKLTLTSDESTLIEDGNGRSDGSLDDGDGVHRAVDNERDGVTYSYSFFHFMLFLASLYIMMTLTNWYRYEPSREMKSQWTAVWVKISSSWIGLVLYVWTLVAPLVLTNRDFD, translated from the exons ATGGGGAGCGTTCTGGGGCTGTGCTCCGTGGCGAGCTGG ATCCCGTGTTTGTGTGGCAGCGCCCCGTGCTTGCTATGCCGATGCTGCCCCAGTGGGAACAACTCCACTGTGACTAGACTGATCTACGCACTTTTCTTGCTTGTCGGAGTATGTGTGGCTTGTGTAATGTTAATCCCAGGAATGGAAGAACAACTGAATAAG attcctgggttctgtgagaaTGAGAAAGGTGTTGTTCCTTGTAATATCCTGGTTGGCTACAAAGCTGTGTATCGCCTGTGCTTTGGCCTGGCCATGTTCTATCTTCTCCTCTCTTTACTGATGATCAAAGTGAAAAGCAGCAGTGACCCTAGAGCGGCTGTCCACAATGG ATTCTGGTTCTTTAAATTTGCTACAGCAGTTGCAATTATTATTGGCGCGTTCTTCATCCCAGAGGGCACTTTTACCACTG tgtGGTTTTATGTAGGCATGGCGGGCGCCTTTTGTTTCATCCTTATACAACTAGTCTTACTTATTGATTTTGCCCATTCTTGGAATGAATCGTGGGTTgaaaaaatggaagaagggaaCTCAAGATGTTGGTATGCAG CCCTACTGTCAGCTACAGCTCTGAATTACTTGCTGTCTTTAGTGGCTGTCGTGCTATTCTTTGTCTACTACACTCATCCAGCCAGCTGTGCAGAGAACAAGGCATTCATCAGTGTCAATATGCTCCTCTGCATTGGCGCCTCAGTAATGTCCATTCTGCCCAAGATCCAGGAATCACAACCAAGGTCTGGCTTGTTACAGTCGTCAGTAATTACAGTCTACACAATGTATTTGACATGGTCTGCTATGACCAATGAACCAG AAACAAATTGCAATCCAAGTCTACTAAGCATCATTGGCTTCAATACCACAAGGCCTATCCCAAAGGACGGGCAGTCTGTTCAGTGGTGGCATCCTCAAGGAATTATAGGACTCGTTCTTTTCCTGCTGTGTGTGTTTTACTCGAG CATCCGTACCTCCAACAACAGTCAGGTAAATAAGCTGACTCTAACAAGTGATGAGTCAACATTGATAGAGGATGGGAATGGCCGAAGTGACGGGTCACTAGATGATGGTGATGGCGTCCACCGCGCTGTAGATAATGAAAGGGATGGAGTCACATACAGTTACTCCTTCTTTCACTTCATGCTCTTCTTGGCTTCACTTTACATCATGATGACACTCACCAACTGGTACAG GTATGAGCCTTCTCGTGAGATGAAGAGTCAGTGGACAGCAGTCTGGGTGAAAATCTCTTCCAGTTGGATTGGCCTTGTGCTGTATGTGTGGACACTAGTGGCACCACTTGTTCTTACAAATCGGGATTTTGACTGA